A genome region from Microtus ochrogaster isolate Prairie Vole_2 chromosome 1, MicOch1.0, whole genome shotgun sequence includes the following:
- the LOC101995295 gene encoding zinc finger protein 525-like isoform X2: protein MLETYRNLTDIGYSWEDYNIEEHCQRSGRHGRYRKGHTRENPFEYTQCSKAFSHHSHLQRHVRIHPGEKPYESIQYGEAFTHHSILRVHKATHVGEKTFECKQCGKAFTCASSLRRHERTHTGEKPYECNQCAKAFSQHSTLQIHKRTHSGEKPYKCNQCDKAFSLHSRLQIHKRTHSGEKPYECNQCGKAFACAGNLQRHKGTHAEEKPYKCNLCDKAFSRQSHLQEHKRTHTGEKPYKCNQCAKAFSQHSHLRIHKRTHTGEKPYKCNQCEKAFSQHHSLQMHGRTHTGEKPSKCSNVVKPLIFPVISIYIKEHILQRNPVDVSNVAKPLHASGVFEMMRKKSLCTETL from the exons atgctggagacctatAGGAACCTCACCGATATAG GCTACAGTTGGGAAGACTATAATATAGAAGAACATTGTCAACGTTCTGGAAGACATGGAAG ATACAGAAAAGGCCATACTAGAGAGAATCCCTTTGAATATACTCAATGTTCTAAAGCCTTTTCACATCACAGTCATCTTCAGAGGCATGTAAGAATTCAtcctggagagaaaccctatgaaagTATTCAATATGGTGAAGCCTTTACACACCACAGCATTCTCCGAGTACATAAAGCAACACATGTTGGAGAGAAAACCTTTGAATGTAAACAGTGTGGCAAAGCCTTTACATGTGCCAGTAGTCTCAGAagacatgaaagaacacatactggagagaaaccttatgaatgtaatcaatgtgctAAAGCCTTTTCACAACACAGTACTCTCCAAATACACAAAAGAACACattctggagagaaaccctacaaatgtaaTCAGTGTGATAAAGCCTTTTCACTTCACAGTCGTctccaaatacataaaagaacacattctggagagaaaccttatgaatgtaatcaatgtggtaaagcctttgcgtGTGCTGGCAATCTCCAAAGACATAAAGGAACTCATGCTGAAGAAAAGCCCTACAAATGTAATCTATGTGATAAAGCCTTTTCACGACAAAGTCATCTCCaagaacataaaagaacacatactggagagaaaccctacaaatgtaatcaatgtgCTAAAGCCTTTTCACAGCACAGTCATCTCCGAATACATAAAAGAACGCATAccggagagaaaccctacaaatgtaatcaatgtgaaAAAGCCTTTTCACAACACCATAGTCTTCAAATGCATggaagaacacatactggagagaaacccagTAAATGTagcaatgtggtaaagcctttgatTTTCCCGGTAATCTCCATATACATAAAGGAACAcatactgcagagaaaccctgtggatGTAAGTAATGTGGCAAAGCCTTTGCatgcttctggagtctttgaaatgatgagaaaaaaatcattgtgtacagaaaccctataa
- the LOC101995295 gene encoding zinc finger protein 120-like isoform X1: MMSKGLLCPDGKEWPAMDAVTYDDVHVDFTWEEWALLDPSQKNLYNDVMLETYRNLTDIGYSWEDYNIEEHCQRSGRHGRYRKGHTRENPFEYTQCSKAFSHHSHLQRHVRIHPGEKPYESIQYGEAFTHHSILRVHKATHVGEKTFECKQCGKAFTCASSLRRHERTHTGEKPYECNQCAKAFSQHSTLQIHKRTHSGEKPYKCNQCDKAFSLHSRLQIHKRTHSGEKPYECNQCGKAFACAGNLQRHKGTHAEEKPYKCNLCDKAFSRQSHLQEHKRTHTGEKPYKCNQCAKAFSQHSHLRIHKRTHTGEKPYKCNQCEKAFSQHHSLQMHGRTHTGEKPSKCSNVVKPLIFPVISIYIKEHILQRNPVDVSNVAKPLHASGVFEMMRKKSLCTETL; encoded by the exons GATGCGGTGACCTATGATGATGTGCATGTGGACTTCACTTGGGAGGAGTGGGCTTTGCTGGATCCTTCCCAGAAGAATCTCTACAacgatgtgatgctggagacctatAGGAACCTCACCGATATAG GCTACAGTTGGGAAGACTATAATATAGAAGAACATTGTCAACGTTCTGGAAGACATGGAAG ATACAGAAAAGGCCATACTAGAGAGAATCCCTTTGAATATACTCAATGTTCTAAAGCCTTTTCACATCACAGTCATCTTCAGAGGCATGTAAGAATTCAtcctggagagaaaccctatgaaagTATTCAATATGGTGAAGCCTTTACACACCACAGCATTCTCCGAGTACATAAAGCAACACATGTTGGAGAGAAAACCTTTGAATGTAAACAGTGTGGCAAAGCCTTTACATGTGCCAGTAGTCTCAGAagacatgaaagaacacatactggagagaaaccttatgaatgtaatcaatgtgctAAAGCCTTTTCACAACACAGTACTCTCCAAATACACAAAAGAACACattctggagagaaaccctacaaatgtaaTCAGTGTGATAAAGCCTTTTCACTTCACAGTCGTctccaaatacataaaagaacacattctggagagaaaccttatgaatgtaatcaatgtggtaaagcctttgcgtGTGCTGGCAATCTCCAAAGACATAAAGGAACTCATGCTGAAGAAAAGCCCTACAAATGTAATCTATGTGATAAAGCCTTTTCACGACAAAGTCATCTCCaagaacataaaagaacacatactggagagaaaccctacaaatgtaatcaatgtgCTAAAGCCTTTTCACAGCACAGTCATCTCCGAATACATAAAAGAACGCATAccggagagaaaccctacaaatgtaatcaatgtgaaAAAGCCTTTTCACAACACCATAGTCTTCAAATGCATggaagaacacatactggagagaaacccagTAAATGTagcaatgtggtaaagcctttgatTTTCCCGGTAATCTCCATATACATAAAGGAACAcatactgcagagaaaccctgtggatGTAAGTAATGTGGCAAAGCCTTTGCatgcttctggagtctttgaaatgatgagaaaaaaatcattgtgtacagaaaccctataa